The Verrucomicrobiota bacterium genome has a window encoding:
- the xylA gene encoding xylose isomerase: MKEYIPTQKIRYEGPDSDNLLAFKYYNPDEIIEGKSMREHLRFAAPYWHVMRNELGDPFGAGTAQMPWDDRSDSVENALNRVDVFFEFLEKIDIDFYCWHDRDISPELNDLKKSNEALDAVVEKLEAKQKEYGKTLLWGTACLFNHPRYAHGAATSPNAAVYAYAAAQVKKAIECTHRLGGLGYTFWGGREGYGSLLNTDMKRELDNLATFLHMAVDYANSIGYSGPFYIEPKPREPSTHQYDSDAAACLNFLREYGLTDRFRLNIETNHATLAGHTMEHELTVASNAGMLGSVDANRGDTLLGWDTDQFPTDIYGTTHVMLVLLKMGGFKTGGLNFDSKRRRESHEPIDLIYAYIGGMDAFARGLRIAAAIRADGRLDEFIKDRYASFSSGFGEKITSRSTSFEELEAIALAGEEPVLNSGRQEMLENLFNDLIR, encoded by the coding sequence ATGAAAGAATATATCCCAACCCAAAAAATTCGGTACGAGGGTCCAGATTCAGACAACCTACTGGCCTTTAAATACTACAACCCCGATGAGATTATCGAAGGGAAATCAATGCGGGAGCACCTTCGGTTTGCAGCCCCTTACTGGCACGTTATGCGCAACGAGCTCGGCGATCCTTTCGGTGCCGGCACGGCCCAAATGCCGTGGGATGACCGAAGCGATTCTGTGGAAAACGCGCTCAATCGAGTCGATGTGTTCTTCGAATTTCTCGAGAAGATCGACATTGATTTTTATTGCTGGCACGACCGGGATATTTCTCCAGAGCTCAATGACCTCAAAAAGAGCAACGAAGCTCTGGATGCAGTTGTTGAGAAACTCGAAGCCAAGCAAAAGGAGTATGGGAAAACACTGCTCTGGGGCACAGCCTGTCTCTTCAATCATCCCCGCTACGCCCATGGAGCCGCTACTAGCCCGAACGCGGCAGTTTACGCTTATGCGGCGGCACAGGTGAAGAAGGCAATCGAGTGCACTCATCGTTTGGGAGGTCTCGGCTATACGTTTTGGGGGGGGCGTGAAGGATACGGCTCCCTTCTGAATACGGATATGAAACGCGAGCTTGATAACCTGGCGACTTTCTTACACATGGCCGTCGATTATGCGAATTCAATTGGATATTCAGGACCTTTCTACATCGAGCCCAAGCCTCGCGAGCCCTCTACCCACCAATACGATTCTGATGCCGCTGCCTGCTTGAACTTTTTGAGGGAATACGGGCTGACAGACCGCTTCAGGCTCAACATTGAGACCAATCATGCTACCCTTGCGGGGCACACTATGGAGCACGAGCTTACCGTTGCCTCTAACGCAGGAATGTTGGGTAGCGTCGACGCGAATCGGGGAGATACTTTACTCGGCTGGGACACGGACCAGTTTCCTACTGACATTTACGGAACAACCCACGTTATGTTGGTTTTGCTGAAGATGGGTGGCTTTAAGACGGGTGGTCTCAATTTTGACTCCAAAAGGCGCCGAGAATCGCACGAACCCATCGATTTAATTTACGCCTACATTGGGGGAATGGATGCGTTTGCAAGAGGATTGAGAATCGCTGCGGCTATCCGTGCAGACGGCCGGCTCGATGAGTTCATCAAGGATCGCTACGCATCGTTTTCTTCTGGGTTTGGCGAAAAAATTACATCCAGATCGACCTCATTTGAAGAGTTGGAGGCGATTGCCCTTGCGGGCGAGGAACCGGTTCTAAACTCCGGTCGCCAGGAAATGCTGGAAAACCTCTTCAATGACTTAATTCGATAG
- the ispH gene encoding 4-hydroxy-3-methylbut-2-enyl diphosphate reductase produces MKVIRAKSAGFCWGVERAIKIAEGYASQGCNKVLTDGPLIHNSQMMERLEKSGVHEVGDYTSEKDLVLSQKEKDESVLVVRAHGISPERRKYLKNLGMEFKDATCPDVGIIAGRIKAGARKGKHTIVFGDPKHPEVVGLVGYAGGRAHVVQNDDDIQALPELDGGVAMVSQSTMFVHEFERLASILRKKYPDAEIYDTICGATKERQTDLRKLVQEGAEAIVVIGGHHSANTRKLAKLAKEHERPTFHIETAAQINEDEMRQFQVVGVTAGASTPDFIIDSVCDRLRKIESTVATA; encoded by the coding sequence ATGAAAGTCATTCGGGCCAAGAGTGCGGGCTTCTGCTGGGGAGTCGAGCGCGCAATCAAGATTGCGGAGGGCTATGCCTCGCAGGGGTGCAATAAGGTGCTTACAGATGGACCCCTCATCCACAACAGCCAAATGATGGAACGACTCGAGAAGTCGGGTGTCCACGAGGTCGGTGACTATACGAGCGAAAAGGATTTGGTCCTCTCTCAAAAGGAGAAAGATGAGTCGGTTCTTGTGGTTCGCGCTCACGGGATATCTCCCGAACGCCGCAAGTATTTGAAGAATCTCGGAATGGAATTTAAGGACGCCACTTGCCCAGACGTAGGAATTATCGCAGGGAGAATCAAAGCGGGTGCCCGAAAAGGAAAGCACACTATCGTCTTTGGAGATCCCAAACATCCAGAGGTAGTAGGGCTGGTCGGCTACGCAGGAGGGCGTGCACACGTGGTTCAGAATGATGATGACATTCAGGCTCTCCCGGAACTCGATGGCGGTGTGGCAATGGTTTCCCAATCGACGATGTTCGTCCATGAGTTTGAACGTCTGGCTTCGATTTTGCGGAAGAAGTATCCAGATGCTGAGATTTACGATACCATTTGCGGGGCTACCAAAGAGAGGCAGACCGACCTCCGGAAACTGGTGCAGGAAGGAGCTGAGGCAATTGTAGTCATAGGCGGCCATCACTCCGCGAACACTCGAAAGCTGGCAAAATTGGCGAAGGAACACGAGCGTCCAACTTTTCACATAGAAACCGCAGCTCAAATCAATGAAGACGAAATGAGGCAGTTTCAGGTGGTCGGGGTCACGGCAGGTGCTTCCACTCCCGACTTTATCATTGATTCTGTCTGCGATCGATTGCGGAAAATCGAGAGCACCGTAGCTACAGCATAA
- a CDS encoding trypsin-like peptidase domain-containing protein, producing the protein MWRALFLTALAVCLFQSLNASDALGLERRMVAVFQENHERVVRIKAAYEDKENGSQVSLRVGTGFFVSSEGLILANTSVTEGARRIWIERGDASLIAEVIGSDAETNIALLKVVDPPESGFSFIPVDKQPYPEVGTLLLSIGCALEFDPAPRMGLVSGRDSNFGQRVFPTSYIRTTIPANPGEGGSPVLDLNGRLLGMIVASLPEVGASYVIPASAIGKVRDDLLLSGSVQYGWIGMEVESRSLSADSDSPLVITSVVESGPASVSGLEIEDRIVSINGEGVSDINTMRHLFFSSRIGQFLDFRVKRDGEILDLEVQVSERPSVTDV; encoded by the coding sequence ATGTGGCGTGCTCTTTTTCTTACTGCTCTGGCTGTTTGTTTATTTCAGTCGTTGAACGCATCCGATGCTCTTGGTCTAGAGCGGAGGATGGTGGCAGTTTTCCAAGAGAACCACGAAAGAGTGGTGCGGATCAAAGCGGCCTACGAAGATAAGGAAAACGGAAGTCAAGTTTCCCTCCGTGTTGGGACTGGTTTTTTCGTGAGTTCTGAAGGTCTGATACTTGCCAATACCAGCGTCACTGAAGGAGCGAGAAGGATTTGGATTGAGCGTGGCGATGCGAGTTTGATAGCTGAGGTCATTGGATCAGATGCGGAGACAAATATTGCCCTCCTTAAAGTGGTTGATCCTCCTGAGAGCGGTTTCTCTTTCATTCCGGTCGACAAACAACCTTACCCAGAGGTGGGAACTTTGCTTCTCTCGATTGGCTGTGCCCTCGAATTTGACCCCGCTCCGCGAATGGGGCTTGTTAGCGGACGGGATTCGAATTTTGGGCAGCGTGTGTTCCCTACATCCTACATCCGCACTACCATTCCGGCAAACCCCGGGGAAGGAGGTTCACCTGTGCTTGACCTAAACGGTCGATTATTGGGGATGATCGTCGCGTCGCTTCCGGAGGTTGGGGCATCCTATGTGATCCCTGCCAGCGCAATTGGAAAGGTGCGAGATGATCTGCTTTTGAGCGGCTCAGTGCAGTACGGTTGGATTGGGATGGAAGTAGAGAGTCGATCTTTGTCTGCTGATTCCGATTCACCCCTGGTGATCACCAGCGTTGTGGAAAGTGGTCCAGCTAGCGTCTCGGGCTTGGAGATTGAGGACCGGATAGTATCGATCAATGGGGAGGGAGTATCGGATATAAATACAATGAGACACCTCTTTTTCTCTTCACGTATTGGTCAATTCCTCGATTTCCGGGTGAAACGGGATGGAGAGATTCTCGATTTGGAAGTGCAAGTCTCCGAGAGGCCTTCGGTAACGGATGTTTAG
- the pyrE gene encoding orotate phosphoribosyltransferase, producing MDQRQQILQIFRDSGALLEGHFILRSGLRSRQFFQCAQVCQYMDRVTVLARMLVDKLSDYSFDTVLAPAMGGLVIGQEIARQTDSRFLFAEKVKDRLELRRNFAFPSRGEKVMVVEDVVTRGGRANEAISLADQAGGEVVGLAVLVDRSNGNANFPVPFVPLISIVAETFSPEDLPDDLKSIPPVKPGS from the coding sequence ATGGACCAGAGACAGCAGATTCTCCAGATATTTCGAGATAGTGGAGCTCTTCTAGAAGGACATTTTATTCTGCGATCCGGCTTGCGAAGCAGGCAGTTTTTTCAATGCGCACAGGTATGCCAATACATGGATCGTGTCACGGTTCTCGCCAGGATGTTAGTGGATAAGCTAAGTGATTATTCGTTTGATACCGTTCTCGCTCCTGCGATGGGCGGTTTGGTAATCGGTCAAGAGATCGCCAGACAGACAGATTCTCGTTTCCTCTTCGCCGAGAAAGTTAAGGATAGGTTGGAGCTCCGGAGAAATTTTGCGTTTCCCTCAAGAGGTGAAAAGGTGATGGTGGTTGAGGATGTTGTCACTCGTGGTGGACGGGCCAATGAGGCGATCAGTCTAGCGGATCAGGCCGGAGGGGAAGTCGTCGGTTTAGCCGTGCTAGTCGATAGAAGTAACGGGAATGCGAATTTTCCGGTTCCATTCGTTCCTCTCATCTCAATAGTTGCCGAAACCTTTTCACCCGAAGATCTCCCTGACGATCTTAAATCGATTCCCCCGGTTAAACCAGGCTCTTAA
- a CDS encoding sigma-70 family RNA polymerase sigma factor, protein MPEQRGDAVGSISSTLVDNFDSDSRLIERVKAGNIAAFDLLVHKYKKRIFAIIYNMTSNREDAADLTQECFIKAFRSLNRFKGRSQFFTWLYRIAVNATLSHLKRNRYRRFFSFESLNEDGISPDLAAALSSKIQTERPLLLKELQEKLNEALQSLSPKHRTVVVLFEIEGLSHEEISEIVQTSVGTVRSRLHYAKQQLQSSLNTYLG, encoded by the coding sequence GTGCCAGAACAACGCGGAGATGCTGTGGGGTCTATCAGCTCGACATTGGTGGACAATTTCGATTCTGACTCTCGCCTCATTGAGAGAGTGAAAGCAGGTAATATCGCTGCGTTTGATTTGCTTGTTCATAAATACAAGAAACGAATCTTCGCGATCATTTACAATATGACCTCAAATCGCGAGGATGCGGCCGATCTCACTCAAGAGTGTTTTATCAAGGCATTTCGGTCTCTGAATCGTTTTAAGGGAAGGTCCCAGTTTTTCACCTGGCTGTATCGGATCGCGGTGAACGCTACTCTGAGCCACCTGAAACGTAACCGATATAGAAGATTCTTCAGTTTTGAGTCGCTCAACGAGGATGGGATTAGTCCTGATCTTGCCGCAGCACTTTCCTCAAAAATTCAGACAGAAAGACCACTTTTGCTGAAAGAGCTACAGGAAAAATTGAACGAAGCTCTTCAATCTTTGTCTCCCAAACATAGAACAGTTGTAGTTTTGTTTGAGATTGAAGGTTTGAGTCATGAAGAAATATCCGAGATTGTGCAGACATCTGTGGGAACGGTCCGGTCACGTTTGCACTATGCGAAGCAGCAGCTCCAATCTTCCCTCAACACCTACCTCGGATAG
- the ade gene encoding adenine deaminase codes for MDSFSGRIVDVENQRIFGGTITIREAKIDSVVEDPTIDGGPIYSPGLVDAHVHIESSLLSPSAFASAAVVHGTVATVSDPHEIANVCGIEGVDWMIRSAAETPVQISFGAPSCVPATPFETAGAHFGAKEIGSLLDKPEVSYLAEVMNFPAVIAQDPDLMAIIKEASKRCLPIDGHAPGVTGKDLLAYASAGIETDHECVTLEEAKDRISVGMKVAIREGSAARNFDALWPIIKDEPDSCFFCSDDKHPDDLIVSHVDGLVRRAVRNGIDPITAIQVASLNPARHYGLGVGLLRPGDSADFIEVEELEDFRPKRTWIKGELVAEDGLSLLSPSQLPPVNRFEVSPLSLDSIRMPLVPGKSFATIVAEDGQLITGSDSVIPTAKEGLVVSDPSRDLLKIVVVNRYGNTPPAVGLIRNFGLKTGAIAGSVAHDSHNIVAVGADDHVLVKAINAIITCKGGLSFASRETLACLPLPVAGLISEKEAPEAAREFTHLTSLAKEDGCRLGSPYMTLSFMSLLVIPSLKIGDRGHFDVNSFTLIDPWQSK; via the coding sequence GTGGACTCTTTCTCTGGACGAATTGTCGATGTCGAAAATCAACGGATTTTCGGAGGAACAATTACGATCCGAGAGGCAAAAATCGATTCTGTAGTTGAAGACCCCACCATTGACGGCGGTCCGATTTACTCCCCTGGATTGGTCGACGCCCACGTTCATATAGAAAGCTCTCTCTTGTCACCGTCTGCATTTGCCTCCGCTGCGGTAGTTCATGGGACCGTCGCAACCGTCAGCGATCCTCATGAAATAGCCAACGTCTGTGGCATAGAAGGAGTTGACTGGATGATCAGGTCAGCTGCCGAGACACCTGTCCAAATCTCATTCGGAGCTCCTTCCTGCGTTCCTGCTACACCTTTCGAAACCGCTGGTGCTCACTTTGGTGCCAAAGAAATCGGTAGTCTTTTGGACAAGCCTGAGGTTTCTTACTTGGCCGAAGTCATGAATTTTCCTGCGGTGATCGCTCAGGATCCTGATTTAATGGCAATCATTAAGGAAGCATCGAAGAGATGTCTTCCGATCGATGGTCATGCACCTGGTGTTACGGGGAAAGATTTGCTGGCATACGCATCTGCGGGAATAGAAACGGATCACGAATGTGTCACCCTTGAAGAAGCAAAGGACCGAATTTCGGTTGGGATGAAAGTAGCCATTCGCGAGGGTTCAGCCGCTAGAAACTTCGATGCCCTCTGGCCCATTATAAAGGACGAACCTGATTCCTGTTTTTTCTGCAGCGATGATAAGCACCCGGACGATCTCATCGTCTCCCATGTTGACGGATTGGTTCGTCGAGCGGTCAGGAACGGAATAGACCCGATTACAGCGATTCAAGTCGCCAGCTTAAATCCAGCCAGACACTACGGACTTGGAGTAGGACTGCTTCGACCTGGCGACTCTGCTGATTTTATCGAAGTAGAAGAATTAGAGGATTTTCGTCCGAAAAGGACATGGATCAAAGGTGAATTGGTTGCGGAGGATGGCCTGTCGCTCCTTTCGCCTTCTCAGCTCCCACCCGTGAACCGTTTCGAAGTAAGTCCGCTCTCCTTAGATTCGATTCGAATGCCTTTGGTTCCCGGGAAGTCGTTTGCGACCATCGTAGCAGAAGACGGGCAGTTAATTACCGGATCGGATTCTGTAATCCCAACCGCAAAGGAGGGCCTTGTGGTGTCTGATCCAAGTAGAGACCTTTTAAAAATTGTTGTTGTCAATCGCTACGGAAATACCCCTCCCGCAGTCGGTTTGATTCGAAATTTCGGTCTAAAGACTGGAGCGATTGCTGGAAGCGTAGCTCACGATTCACACAACATCGTTGCTGTCGGAGCTGACGACCATGTTTTAGTCAAAGCAATAAACGCGATCATCACCTGCAAAGGTGGGCTCTCATTCGCATCAAGAGAGACGCTCGCTTGTCTTCCATTGCCAGTCGCAGGCTTGATCTCTGAAAAAGAGGCTCCGGAGGCGGCACGAGAATTCACTCATCTGACGTCACTAGCAAAGGAAGACGGTTGCCGACTGGGCTCCCCATATATGACGCTGTCTTTTATGTCCTTGCTTGTCATTCCATCCCTTAAAATCGGTGATAGAGGGCATTTCGACGTCAATTCCTTTACCTTGATCGATCCTTGGCAGTCAAAGTAA
- a CDS encoding FGGY-family carbohydrate kinase, protein MSALLVSSEGEVVAEESVSFGSDLTQYQAPQGFVEGPLEGEIFSDPLMWLEALDLCLERMQQKGVRFSSVVGVSGAGQQHGTVYLNQEWENCLKGLNSATSLKEAFTPALSRRLSPIWMDTSTSEECKEVAQALGGDLEVCRRSGSVPIERFSGPQIRKFAKSQPSAYTATHRIHLVSSFFSSVLTGTDAPIDPGDGFGMNLVELRSEDWDEDLLNATATHLHDKLPPIKSSTSIIGRVSPYFSRKYGFSNSASVVIFTGDNPSSLVGMGAEKPGKVVVSLGTSDTFFAAMSEPRTDPIGYGHVFGNPMGGYLSLVCFRNGSLAREKIKDSLGVDWSAFDSRGLEESPPGNNGNGLLPFFGPEISPRIEAARPVRFGSEAFKSNPTKAELIRACLEGQFLNMRIQTEWIGKTPDTILLTGGASASDGIAQTIADIMEAPVDRLKSSGSVAIGGVIRAASACGGDVKILQKELCSPQKNSRTQPRKETSSAYHHLMDTFKANLDAILG, encoded by the coding sequence GTGTCTGCCCTCCTGGTATCCAGCGAGGGTGAAGTAGTCGCCGAGGAATCGGTTTCGTTTGGGAGCGACCTGACTCAGTATCAGGCACCTCAAGGCTTCGTGGAAGGACCTTTGGAAGGCGAAATTTTTTCCGACCCGCTCATGTGGCTGGAGGCACTCGACCTCTGTCTAGAACGAATGCAGCAAAAAGGAGTCCGTTTCTCCTCCGTAGTTGGAGTTTCCGGTGCAGGACAACAACACGGCACGGTATACCTCAACCAAGAATGGGAGAATTGCCTAAAAGGTCTGAACTCTGCGACCTCGTTGAAAGAGGCTTTCACTCCAGCTTTATCCAGACGGTTGTCGCCGATTTGGATGGACACATCGACGTCGGAAGAATGCAAGGAGGTCGCCCAGGCATTGGGTGGAGATTTGGAGGTTTGTCGAAGATCTGGATCGGTCCCAATTGAGAGATTTAGCGGGCCGCAGATCCGCAAGTTTGCGAAGTCGCAGCCTTCTGCCTACACCGCCACCCATCGAATCCATTTGGTGAGCTCTTTTTTTTCAAGCGTCCTGACTGGAACTGATGCACCGATTGATCCTGGAGACGGATTTGGAATGAACCTTGTAGAACTGAGGTCAGAGGACTGGGACGAAGATCTTCTTAACGCGACAGCTACCCACTTACACGATAAGCTTCCGCCCATCAAAAGCTCGACTTCTATTATTGGCAGAGTCTCTCCGTATTTTTCCCGAAAGTATGGGTTCTCAAACTCGGCTTCGGTAGTCATTTTTACGGGAGACAATCCCAGTAGCCTGGTCGGAATGGGAGCAGAGAAACCAGGGAAAGTCGTCGTCAGTCTAGGGACAAGTGACACATTCTTTGCCGCCATGAGCGAGCCCCGCACGGATCCAATCGGCTACGGACACGTCTTCGGTAATCCGATGGGTGGCTACCTCAGTCTCGTTTGTTTTCGGAACGGCTCACTCGCGAGGGAAAAAATTAAGGACTCGTTGGGTGTAGACTGGTCGGCATTCGATTCCAGAGGGCTGGAAGAGTCTCCGCCAGGCAACAACGGAAACGGATTGTTACCCTTCTTTGGACCGGAAATTTCACCTCGGATCGAAGCGGCCCGACCTGTTCGTTTCGGCAGTGAAGCTTTCAAGAGTAATCCTACGAAAGCTGAGCTCATTCGTGCCTGTCTTGAGGGCCAGTTTCTCAACATGAGGATCCAGACGGAATGGATAGGAAAGACGCCTGACACTATACTCTTGACTGGCGGTGCTTCTGCCAGCGACGGAATTGCCCAAACGATTGCTGACATTATGGAGGCGCCTGTTGATCGACTCAAAAGCTCAGGCTCGGTCGCCATTGGCGGCGTTATTCGAGCTGCTTCAGCATGCGGCGGTGACGTAAAGATTCTTCAAAAAGAACTTTGTTCGCCGCAGAAGAACTCCCGAACTCAACCTCGAAAGGAAACCTCATCAGCCTACCACCATTTGATGGATACCTTTAAGGCGAATCTGGATGCGATTCTGGGGTAA
- a CDS encoding substrate-binding domain-containing protein, producing MNAKRRPIQRIAIVISDVFVRRLAPSLSPLVRQLYDFRIVSIQRSFDEIRDILDGIKPSGVITEWLPDKTEQILDLEYPFVVLATDNVYPDAVSIDVDDIAVGQEAAKYFLRSGGTRFGYLGNELPYSKQRLAGFSRELQVKGFTVSDWVEPDFSGRRYWEDIREPNGDFLNWIQSLPKPISFFAAHDPLGRFLCEACRKTNIRVPEEISVVGANNDPLVGELSYPPLSSVRIPWGQIGRKAGDAMSALLEGKVHEPSVLVAPEGIEVRQSSDTVQAEDPVIRKTLRWMKMNHQEPVGIDDLCRDLRLGRRMVERRFSEHLGRTPFWVLSEFRVETAKTLLRKTGEPMSWVAELSGLSDAERLAVVFRRVTGKRPSDFRKQL from the coding sequence ATGAACGCTAAGAGAAGACCAATTCAGCGAATAGCCATCGTGATTTCTGACGTTTTTGTGCGGCGCCTGGCCCCCTCTCTTTCTCCGCTCGTCCGGCAACTGTATGACTTTCGGATCGTCTCCATCCAAAGGTCTTTCGATGAGATCCGCGACATTCTGGATGGAATCAAACCGTCTGGCGTGATCACGGAATGGTTACCCGACAAGACCGAACAGATTCTGGATTTGGAATACCCGTTTGTCGTTCTCGCCACAGATAACGTCTACCCTGACGCCGTTTCTATCGACGTAGATGATATTGCAGTGGGACAAGAGGCAGCGAAGTATTTTCTAAGGTCTGGTGGGACGAGGTTTGGCTACTTGGGAAATGAACTTCCTTACTCCAAACAAAGGCTTGCTGGATTCTCCCGAGAACTACAAGTCAAGGGATTCACAGTTTCTGATTGGGTGGAACCTGACTTTTCTGGTCGCCGTTATTGGGAAGACATTCGAGAGCCAAATGGAGATTTTCTGAATTGGATTCAATCTTTGCCAAAACCAATCTCTTTTTTCGCAGCGCATGACCCATTGGGAAGATTTCTCTGCGAAGCATGCCGAAAGACAAATATCCGCGTTCCAGAAGAAATTTCTGTGGTGGGGGCCAATAATGACCCTTTGGTGGGAGAGCTAAGCTATCCTCCCCTGTCGAGTGTTCGCATTCCGTGGGGCCAAATAGGGAGAAAAGCGGGAGACGCTATGAGCGCCCTGCTGGAAGGGAAAGTCCACGAACCATCTGTCTTGGTGGCTCCTGAAGGAATAGAAGTACGACAATCAAGCGATACGGTCCAAGCTGAAGATCCTGTCATCCGGAAAACTCTTAGGTGGATGAAAATGAATCATCAGGAACCTGTAGGAATTGACGACCTTTGTAGGGACTTGCGGTTAGGACGGCGAATGGTGGAGCGAAGATTCTCAGAACATCTCGGCAGAACCCCTTTCTGGGTCCTTTCCGAGTTTAGGGTTGAGACCGCCAAGACTCTGTTACGGAAAACCGGTGAACCCATGTCGTGGGTAGCGGAGTTGTCCGGACTCAGCGATGCAGAGAGGCTTGCAGTAGTGTTCCGCAGAGTCACAGGGAAAAGACCCTCAGACTTTAGAAAGCAGTTGTAG
- a CDS encoding polyprenyl synthetase family protein translates to MTVVATAKNGKVPADTLRVFEAAGPFLGELEQFFEDQKVEFEPELQELVEYAITHSGKRLRPIALYLSSANSDRQIPKRLVQAAAVVELVHLATLVHDDILDHADLRHESETVARRFGVSAAVLLGDALFAQALQLASRFETTEVCRLVSEATRKICAGEIEQSLDGQEPKDEIERYFRIIERKTAVLFEASCRLGAYLGSPGAALAPIAGDFGRHMGIAYQIYDDLVDVIGSEANVGKTLGTDLASGKRTLPLILLKRKLSREGQHPDDLANAEIADLMLQEEIVSEVEAYFAREMEKAESAADVIPSGRKGSRLSDVATFLRGRFDLLLAEATVRL, encoded by the coding sequence ATGACGGTCGTTGCGACAGCAAAAAACGGGAAAGTCCCTGCGGACACGTTGCGGGTTTTCGAAGCTGCTGGTCCCTTTTTAGGGGAGCTTGAACAGTTTTTTGAGGATCAGAAGGTCGAGTTCGAGCCTGAGCTCCAAGAGCTCGTTGAGTATGCAATCACCCACAGTGGGAAAAGACTCCGACCGATCGCCCTCTACCTATCGAGTGCGAACTCTGACAGGCAGATTCCCAAGCGTCTAGTGCAGGCAGCAGCCGTGGTCGAGCTTGTTCACTTAGCCACCTTGGTTCATGATGACATCCTAGATCACGCGGATCTTAGACACGAGAGTGAGACGGTCGCCCGGCGGTTTGGAGTGTCGGCAGCGGTCCTTCTTGGAGATGCCCTTTTTGCTCAAGCGCTCCAGTTGGCCAGCCGGTTCGAGACAACTGAAGTTTGCCGGTTGGTTTCGGAAGCAACCCGCAAAATTTGCGCCGGTGAGATCGAGCAGTCTCTTGATGGGCAAGAGCCGAAGGACGAGATTGAACGTTACTTCCGAATCATAGAGAGAAAAACTGCAGTTCTTTTCGAAGCCTCCTGTCGACTGGGTGCTTATCTTGGTTCCCCGGGTGCTGCGCTTGCTCCTATCGCGGGTGATTTTGGTCGGCACATGGGAATTGCCTACCAGATCTACGATGACTTAGTTGACGTCATCGGCTCTGAAGCCAACGTCGGTAAAACTCTTGGCACAGATCTGGCGAGTGGTAAGAGAACATTGCCGCTGATTCTCCTGAAAAGAAAACTCAGTCGCGAAGGCCAACATCCCGATGACCTCGCGAACGCAGAAATCGCAGATTTGATGCTACAGGAAGAGATCGTAAGCGAAGTAGAAGCTTACTTTGCCCGGGAAATGGAAAAGGCCGAATCCGCTGCGGATGTTATTCCCAGCGGCCGGAAGGGATCGAGACTCTCCGACGTTGCAACCTTTTTGAGGGGTCGATTCGACCTGCTTTTAGCCGAAGCAACGGTCCGGCTTTAG